Proteins encoded in a region of the Prunus persica cultivar Lovell chromosome G4, Prunus_persica_NCBIv2, whole genome shotgun sequence genome:
- the LOC18780008 gene encoding U3 small nucleolar RNA-associated protein 6 homolog, whose product MADVVQYRLERMINELDDLEQRMIFTRREIAEIVKQRRKFEYRLKRPSPLKEDYLAYIEYETQLDSLRRLRKKSVMRELQKQGLKTNKKMKKSVSDFAGVRRIVDIYRLAVMRFKGDIELWFRYLEFCRERRHGRMKKVLAQVIRFHPKVPGVWIYAAAWEFDHNLNVEAARAIMQSGLRVCPTSEDLWIEYLRMELTFLNKLKARKVALGEDVGILARDQISADEKQWRDENKDLYMPFNEKGEHNEGSDIESEKSRKKIDKFQEQGFSILRTIYSGAVEALPSSFSMRKQFLEILDATDLVNSEEMHKEILSDIKRDFSTQPEYWDWLARLEYNPATTQEISEENTHSQVEKAVQVYEEAVEHLPSAIMFNQYAKFLMGVTALLKGENKPSGLASQSASYISHILRVYEKAETMGCIDEDLACQHISFHLQLGRLDEARKLAEKLCREKFSSSAQLCLLRVSIEVRHLTRDSTSPSKAELLSIFELLKDALTRVSTSEAESLWLMALKIFANQKHYFEKLVEISVKSLAKDGGTENGFSLSSAIVNFVLQKDGVRHARDVYKRFLALPHPGLAIYRTCIELESNLASNGDKDSLVNARKLYESALKNYDQNLSLWRDYYCMETKMGTSETASAVYWRARKILKDSSALVTRFVKVV is encoded by the exons ATGGCTGACGTGGTCCAGTACCGGTTGGAGCGGATGATCAACGAGCTCGATGACCTCGAGCAACGGATGATCTTCACGCGCCGTGAGATTGCTGAGATCGTCAAGCAGCGTCGGAAGTTCGAATACCGTCTCAAGCGGCCGAGCCCACTCAAGGAAGACTACCTTGCCTACATTGAGTATGAGACTCAGCTTGACTCACTCCGTCGCCTCCGGAAAAAGTCGGTGATGCGTGAGCTGCAAAAACAGGGGCTGAAGACCaataagaagatgaagaagtcAGTTTCTGACTTCGCTGGCGTAAGGAGGatcgttgatatatataggCTTGCGGTCATGAGGTTTAAGGGTGACATTGAGCTCTGGTTTCGGTACCTTGAGTTTTGTAGAGAGCGACGGCATGGTAGGATGAAGAAG GTCCTGGCACAAGTAATCAGGTTTCACCCAAAGGTCCCAGGAGTTTGGATATATGCTGCAGCTTGGGAATTTGACCATAACTTAAATGTTGAAGCTGCCCGTGCTATCATGCAAAGTGGGTTGAGAGTCTGCCCAACTTCAGAAGATCTTTGGATAGAGTATCTTCGGATGGAACTCACATTCCTTAATAAGCTGAAGGCCCGAAAGGTTGCTCTTGGTGAGGATGTGGGCATTCTGGCTCGTGATCAGATAAGTGCCGATGAGAAACAGTggagagatgaaaataaaGATTTATACATGCCCTTTAATGAAAAAGGAGAACATAATGAAGGATCAGACATCGAAAGTGAGAAGTCAAGGAAGAAAATTGACAAGTTTCAGGAGCAAGGTTTTAGCATTCTAAGAACCATATATAGCGGAGCAGTTGAAGCGCTTCCCTCTAGTTTTAGTATGAGAAAACAGTTTTTGGAGATTTTGGATGCAACTGACTTGGTTAATTCAGAAGAAATGCATAAGGAAATACTAAGTGACATCAAGAGGGACTTCTCAACACAGCCAGAGTATTGGGACTGGCTAGCAAGACTTGAATACAATCCTGCAACCACACAGGAGATCAGTGAAGAAAATACGCATTCTCAAGTGGAAAAAGCAGTTCAG GTTTATGAGGAGGCTGTAGAACATCTGCCTTCCGCCATAATGTTCAACCAGTATGCAAAATTTTTAATGGGTGTTACTGCTCTTCTAAAAGGAGAAAACAAACCTTCCGGGTTAGCCAGTCAGTCTGCTAGTTATATTTCACATATTTTGAGAGTCTATGAAAAGGCTGAAACAATGGGATGCATTGACGAGGATCTTGCCTGTCAGCATATCTCATTTCATTTACAACTAGGAAGACTGGATGAAGCCCGGAAACTGGCAGAAAAGCTTTGTCGTGAAAAATTTTCGAGTTCAGCACAGTTATGTCTATTAAGGGTCTCAATAGAAGTTAGGCATTTGACAAGGGATTCCACTTCTCCAAGTAAAGCCGAGCTGCTATCCATCTTTGAACTTCTAAAAGATGCTTTGACAAGAGTGTCGACTTCAGAAGCTGAGAGCCTGTGGCTAATG GCCCTCAAAATCTTTGCAAATCAAAAgcattattttgaaaaattagttGAGATTTCTGTTAAATCATTAGCTAAAGATGGTGGCACTGAAAATggattctctctttcttctgccATTGTGAATTTTGTTCTTCAAAAGGATGGAGTTCGACATGCTAGAGATGTGTATAAGCG CTTTCTTGCTTTACCGCACCCTGGGCTTGCTATATATAGGACCTGCATTGAATTGGAATCAAACCTTGCATCCAATGGCGATAAAGATAGTCTTGTTAATGCCCGAAAGTTATATGAATCTGCACTTAAAAATTACGACCAAAATTTGAGCTTATGGCGAGATTACTATTGTATGGAGACCAAG ATGGGAACATCAGAAACAGCTTCTGCTGTCTATTGGCGTGCACGGAAGATTCTGAAAGACAGTTCCGCACTTGTTACTCGATTTGTGAAAGTTGTGTAA
- the LOC18779445 gene encoding TMV resistance protein N, with protein MFTILLLLLPCILLHLVNFLLGRAEFPSSTLELKHEEAPQAVPSSSIPETLDFDVFLSFRGEDTRNSFTDHLYHGLNLKGIDTFMDEERLERGKPIAPKLLKAIEHSKFAVVVLSEDYASSTWCLDELAHIVQCMKGGRLKVFPVFYHIEASTVRKQTGNYGKAFAKHDENFKKEKRKVKKWRRALTRVAEVAGWDLKNRKESEVIEEIANRISNILNDELSSSNNDLIGMDSRIKKMEEYLALCRSDDVRTIGIWGFGGIGKTTLANEVFKKIRNQFDAKCFVSSVREESTKVNGLVGMQKSLFATLLHCNEDIQNADLGIQLLRTRLRNKRVLIVLDDVDKLDQIKALADESWLGPGSRVIITTREKHELDSCGLLADSIYEVDKLKIGEDSQLFCRKAFKENDAPHDYKELSKKYVEYAGGIPLALIVLGSYLRGKNVIEWSEAFDRLDEDPEEDIMNVLKISFDALKGTVKQIFLDIACFFNGENQVRVKKILESCRFYPTSGMRDLLDKALIKINERNELWMHDLLRKMGQDIVHRQFPNEPGKRSRLWINENAYKRNRSWHDKVLAENTGTTAVEGIFLILLAKEEIQLDADPFAKMCNLRLLKICNVNFSRCPEYFSKELRLLEWHEYPLESLPSSFKPCQLVELKMPNSRITQLWHESCTMMENLVQMDLSNCKFLIKTPDFRKVPNLERLILEGCEKLSEVHATIGDLQRLVVLNMGRCESLESLPHSISLKSLKTFNLSGCSKLKEFPEIVGNMEALSELFLDGTAIRTLPASIQQLRGLFWINLSRCKNLTCLPMAICSMTSLRYIYMSGWLFVPCKTATTEVPVESSVSAEHKDELAESSVSTEHREMESSVLFNELATEEI; from the exons ATGTTCacaatcctcctcctcctccttccttGTATTCTTCTTCACCTTGTTAATTTTCTCCTAGGGCGTGCTGAGTTTCCTTCTTCAACCCTTGAACTGAAGCATGAGGAAGCTCCCCAAGCAGTGCCTTCATCTTCAATCCCTGAAACATTGGACTTTGATGTCTTCCTCAGTTTTAGGGGGGAAGACACCCGCAATAGTTTTACGGACCATTTATATCACGGTTTGAATCTGAAAGGAATCGATACATTCATGGATGAAGAGAGGCTTGAGAGGGGAAAACCCATCGCACCAAAACTCCTGAAAGCAATTGAACACTCTAAGTTTGCAGTTGTCGTTCTTTCAGAAGACTACGCTTCTTCAACTTGGTGTTTGGATGAACTTGCCCATATTGTTCAGTGCATGAAAGGGGGGAGACTAAAAGTGTTTCCGGTCTTCTACCACATCGAGGCATCCACGGTAAGAAAGCAAACAGGAAATTATGGAAAAGCCTTTGCTAAGCATGACGAAAAttttaagaaggaaaaaaggaaggtGAAAAAGTGGAGGAGAGCTCTGACGAGGGTAGCCGAAGTTGCCGGATGGGATTTGAAAAATAG GAAAGAATCAGAAGTTATTGAGGAAATAGCTAACAGgatttcaaatatattgaaCGACGAACTCTCAAGTTCTAACAACGATTTAATTGGAATGGATTCTCGTATTAAGAAAATGGAGGAGTACTTGGCTCTTTGCAGGTCGGATGATGTTCGCACCATAGGGATTTGGGGGTTCGGGGGCATTGGTAAGACAACTCTCGCAAACGAAGTTTTTAAGAAGATCAGGAACCAATTTGATGCTAAATGCTTCGTTTCCTCTGTTAGAGAGGAATCCACAAAAGTAAATGGTCTAGTTGGCATGCAAAAATCTCTCTTTGCAACCTTGCTGCACTGCAATGAAGATATACAAAATGCTGACTTGGGGATCCAATTGTTACGTACTAGACTAAGGAATAAAAGGGTGCTTATTGTTCTGGATGATGTTGATAAACTAGATCAGATAAAGGCTTTAGCAGATGAATCTTGGTTGGGTCCAGGGAGTCGAGTCATTATAACAACTAGGGAGAAGCATGAGTTGGATTCATGTGGACTACTTGCAGATAGTATATACGAGGTTGACAAGCTGAAGATTGGTGAAGATTCTCAGCTCTTTTGTCGAAAAGCCTTCAAGGAAAACGATGCTCCACATGATTATAAAGAGTTGTCCAAAAAATATGTAGAATATGCTGGTGGCATTCCTTTAGCTCTTATAGTTCTGGGATCATACTTGAGGGGAAAAAATGTAATAGAATGGTCAGAAGCATTTGATAGACTTGATGAAGATCCTGAAGAAGACATTATGAATGTGCTTAAAATAAGTTTTGACGCATTAAAGGGCACAGTGAAACAAATCTTTCTGGACATTGCATGCTTCTTTAATGGAGAGAATCAAGTTCGTGTAAAGAAGATATTAGAAAGTTGCCGGTTTTATCCTACAAGTGGTATGCGTGACCTTCTTGATAAAGCCCTAATTAAAATTAACGAAAGAAATGAACTGTGGATGCATGATTTACTTCGGAAAATGGGTCAGGACATTGTTCATAGACAATTTCCTAATGAGCCTGGAAAGCGCAGCAGGTTGTGGATTAATGAGAATGCCTACAAACGCAACAGGTCATGGCATGATAAAGTACTTGCAGAGAATACG GGAACAACTGCTGTCGAAGGCATATTCCTAATCTTGCTGGCAAAGGAAGAGATACAGTTGGATGCTGACCCGTTCGCTAAAATGTGCAACCTAAGATTGTTGAAGATTTGTAATGTCAACTTTTCTAGATGCCCTGAGTATTTCTCCAAAGAGTTACGGCTTCTGGAATGGCACGAATATCCTTTAGAATCTCTGCCATCAAGTTTTAAACCATGTCAGCTTGTTGAACTCAAGATGCCTAACAGTCGCATTACCCAACTATGGCATGAAAGT TGTACCATGATGGAAAACTTAGTACAAATGGATCTTTCCAACTGCAAATTCTTGATCAAGACCCCAGACTTCAGAAAGGTCCCAAATCTTGAGAGGTTGATTCTTGAAGGTTGTGAAAAATTATCAGAGGTTCACGCAACAATTGGGGATCTCCAACGTCTCGTTGTATTGAATATGGGACGTTGTGAAAGTCTAGAGAGCCTTCCCCACTCCATCAGCTTAAAATCTCTTAAAACCTTTAATCTTTCTGGTTGTTCAAAACTCAAAGAGTTTCCAGAGATTGTGGGAAACATGGAAGCTTTGTCAGAACTTTTTTTAGATGGAACGGCTATAAGGACGCTGCCGGCATCAATCCAGCAATTGAGGGGccttttttggataaatttaAGTCGTTGCAAGAACCTTACGTGTCTTCCTATGGCCATTTGTAGTATGACATCtttgagatatatatatatgtctggCTGGCTGTTCGTGCCTTGTAAAACTGCTACAACAGAAGTGCCAGTCGAATCCTCTGTATCCGCTGAACATAAAGATGAGCTGGCTGAATCCTCTGTATCCACTGAGCATAGAGAAATGGAATCCTCTGTATTGTTCAATGAGCTGGCAACGGAAGAGATATAG
- the LOC18781332 gene encoding serine/threonine-protein phosphatase PP-X isozyme 2, whose product MSDLDRQIEQLKKCEPLKESEVKALCLKAMEILVEESNVQRVDAPVTICGDIHGQFYDMKELFKVGGDCPKTNYLFLGDFVDRGFYSVETFLLLLALKVRYPDRITLIRGNHESRQITQVYGFYDECLRKYGSVNVWRYCTDIFDYLSLSALIENKIFSVHGGLSPAISTLDQIRTIDRKQEVPHDGAMCDLLWSDPEDIVDGWGLSPRGAGFLFGGSVVSSFNHANNIDYICRAHQLVMEGYKWMFNNQIVTVWSAPNYCYRCGNVAAILELDENLNKQFRVFDAAPQESRGTPAKKPAPDYFL is encoded by the exons atgtCAGACCTAGACAGGCAAATAGAGCAGCTCAAGAAGTGCGAGCCTCTCAAAGAGTCGGAGGTCAAGGCTCTCTGCCTCAAGGCCATGGAAATCCTCGTCGAAGAGAGCAACGTTCAGAGGGTCGATGCTCCTGTCACT ATTTGCGGTGACATCCACGGGCAGTTTTATGACATGAAAGAGCTTTTCAAAGTAGGAGGTGATTGCCCAAAGACTAACTACTTGTTTCTTGGAGATTTTGTTGACAGAGGATTCTATTCCGTTGAGACATTTCTACTCCTACTTGCACTCAAG GTTAGATATCCAGATCGGATAACACTTATTAGAGGAAACCACGAGAGTCGTCAAATCACGCAG GTGTATGGATTCTATGATGAGTGTCTACGAAAGTATGGATCTGTCAATGTTTGGAGATATTGCACTGATATATTTGATTACCTAAG TTTGTCAGCTCTCATTGAGAATAAGATTTTTAGCGTACATGGTGGTCTCTCTCCTGCCATTTCAACTCTGGATCAG ATACGAACAATTGACCGGAAGCAAGAAGTACCTCATGATGGTGCCATGTGTGACCTACTATGGTCAGATCCTGAAGATATTGTGGATGGTTGGGGTTTGAGTCCTCGTGGTGCTGGTTTCCTCTTTGGTGGCAGCGTTGTTTCTTCATTTAACCATGCAAACAACATTGACTATATATGTCGTGCCCATCAGTTGGTAATGGAAGGGTATAAATGGATGTTTAATAACCAGATAGTTACAGTCTGGTCAGCACCGAATTACTGTTACAG ATGTGGTAATGTAGCTGCAATTCTTGAGCTGGATGAAAATCTTAATAAGCAGTTTCGTGTCTTTGATGCTGCGCCACAG GAATCAAGAGGCACGCCTGCCAAGAAACCTGCACCAGACTACTTTCTATGA
- the LOC18778464 gene encoding NADH dehydrogenase [ubiquinone] 1 alpha subcomplex subunit 2 isoform X2, which yields MAWRGKLSQNLKELRVLLCQSSPSSATTRTFVEKNYKDLKSLNPKLPILIRECRGIEPQLWARYVFLLVHKIRCYAKETHTHN from the exons ATGGCATGGAGAGGAAAGCTATCTCAGAACTTAAAGGAGCTTAGGGTTTTGCTCTGCCAATCTTCCCCTTCAAGCGCAACCACCAG AACATTTGTGGAGAAGAATTACAAGGATCTCAAGAGTTTGAACCCCAAATTGCCCATATTGATTCGTGAATGCAGAGGGATTGAGCCTCAGTTATGGGCTAGATATG TCTTTCTGTTGGTTCATAAGATAAGATGCTATGCAAAGGAGACACACACGCATAACTGA
- the LOC18778464 gene encoding NADH dehydrogenase [ubiquinone] 1 alpha subcomplex subunit 2 isoform X1 encodes MAWRGKLSQNLKELRVLLCQSSPSSATTRTFVEKNYKDLKSLNPKLPILIRECRGIEPQLWARYDMGVERGVRLEGLTEPQISKALEELVKVGESLKA; translated from the exons ATGGCATGGAGAGGAAAGCTATCTCAGAACTTAAAGGAGCTTAGGGTTTTGCTCTGCCAATCTTCCCCTTCAAGCGCAACCACCAG AACATTTGTGGAGAAGAATTACAAGGATCTCAAGAGTTTGAACCCCAAATTGCCCATATTGATTCGTGAATGCAGAGGGATTGAGCCTCAGTTATGGGCTAGATATG ACATGGGTGTTGAGAGGGGCGTTCGTTTGGAAGGTTTGACAGAGCCACAGATCTCGAAGGCACTCGAGGAACTTGTTAAAGTGGGGGAGTCTCTTAAAGCCTGA